The sequence CCGAATGCCGGCGGTCTTCGTGAATAATGAATTCGAAGGTCATGACACTATGATGAAGCGATCGCCGCGAATACATCGAGTGCGCCCAgggagacaaaaagaaaaaaagaggcattACAGAGAGGACGTCGGTAATGGTTTATGCGAGGGTAGTCCATCCTACTTTAGACGTGTATGGCGATGTGCAGTGTTTTCTTGAAGTGGGCGACCGCACTTGAAATATATCACAGTACGTGCAATGAAAGGAAAAATgcgagagggaggggggagggggtagggtAATCTGTATGTTAATGCAGCCGGCAAGGCGCTGCATTGCTGGCAACAGTGGGTGCCGAGCGGCGGCATTTTCTATATAGTATGGTTTAAAGTTTCCGTTTCTTTTCGGTCTTGTTACTTCTAATGGTAAACTTTTTTTCTGCACTCTAAACTAGACAGAAGCCAGCGGGAATATAGAGGGGCAACTGTTTTAATGAGAGCACATGCTGCCCAGAGGAGAAACAGTCCCCGCTTCTAAACGTCATCTCCAGCCACATTTCTTGGTAGACTTTCTCCGCGATAATACACTCAGGATTTCCTTACAATTTAATTTTGCAGTTcagtttctttctctatttcgtaTTTTACCCACATCTGTAACGGTGTAAATAAGTAATATCTATACCAACTGAACTACCGTATTAAGTTGCATGCGACCACTGGTAAGTAGTGGTTAATGTTGCCTGGTTAATGTGTACTAATGTTCTGCGAGTGAGTTATCATATTTGTTATCATTAGGTAATCTTGGTCAAGTGATGGTCAGCTTTGGCCAGCGTTTGGTAATGTTGGCTAATACTTGACAGTGTTGCCAACTGCTCGCTAAGTGATGACGACTGTTGGCTCACAGTAAGCTAACGTCGGCTAATGTTGGCTGTCAGCAGCATTGTGCTCGTTCAATTTCAACGCGATGGTTTAGTCGTCAACCAATGTttacctgttaatcctttttcaagttgactgattgattgattgattgattgattgattgattgattgattgattgattgattgattgattgattgattgattgattgattgattgattgatcatctCTGGCACCGCAATGTCGTCACGAACGATGTCCATCACTCGCTGATCCGCTAGTTCTCGTTTTGTTTCTGCGCAGGCGCGAAGTCCGAGCGGCCCGCGCCACCTGCCGCCACCTGCCGGCCGTCTCAGGCCCTACACGAGGCTGCCGCGTGAAATGTCAACGTGACGTCACCACCCATTGCTAGGTATGGTCTCTAACCGTTGTTTCTTACTGGCCCTAACCATTTGCCATGGTGGCTCTCCTTTTTTGTTAGTTTATTCGTTGATGTGCGCTAGTGTCAGTAGGTCACCAAAGGCTGTACGCACTGTGCACAACTTGAACTCTGGAAGCGATGCCAAACAAAACAACATAGATATATCAAAAATCGCAGTTTCGCTAAAATGGAGAATCGTTGACAGGGATAGTGGCAGAGAGGAAGTTATatacatgcataggcgtgcgcaatgttccccatcgggggggggggggggggcaaaggttcatcgcagcgccccccaccctactaatcaatgtatggggcagattttgcgcccccccccccccccttaagtgactagaagggtcaatgtacggagcatattctgcgcccccctcttaggtgattaggggggcgcccccccccccccccccaccctgtgcgcacgcctatgtatacaTGGGCCCGTCTGGCTCAGAAGGTAGAGCATATGAGACTCAGGGTCGTGAGTTCttgccccacgttgggcgccaaatgtggGCTGAGAGCCAATGTTAAGCCGGGGCCTTTAGAACGAACACGGAGACAGCAACAGGCAATACACCTTTACTAGCTGAATATCCGGGCCCGACTGGCGGGCTATCCTTGCGAAGGGAAGCACGAGCGCCGAGCATGAGCGTGATTCAGGccgcttttattgaaataaaagataAATGCAGGAGTTCAAGGATTTATGGAATGAAGTACTCATTTATTTACATTCAATACTGCtgctctcagctgagagcatAGCAGGAGGGCAATACAAAAAGTAAGTACATTGTATAAAAGGTTCGCAAGACAATCAAGTATGCAAACAAATGTAGGAAAAGAGAGCTTACAACATTACGACAACAAACAGCGGTTACATAAATACATGCAATGAACTCACATTTGTTACATCACTGAAGTGTGACTGGATAAAACAATTCTTCTCTTTATAATTTCCCACTGCCGGCTTGGCGGCGACCAGCGCCCCACAATATCAACAATCGACATTAATATATCAAAGGAATAATTTTCATGGCAGTGATAATAAGGGTGGGAGATAACtgtaaaaaaaaactacgaaagtTGAAACTCGAGCGAGTTCGTACGACACATTTGAATTTAGACAGCTCGAAACACGGGAAAGCAGTGGAAGACATACATTAACAGCAGGCACTACTGATGCGTCTTTCTTCAGCTGTTCTTCGCATTTTTATTGCGCCGTTTTAGATTCAAGTACGTGCAAGTGACAACCTTTTGACATGTCCGATATTTCCCTGCGAACTCACAAAGCCCCTTAAGAATACGAAACATACGAAAGTTCAACGCGGATGATCCTCTACAGACCTAACGAAAACCAGCACAGAAACGTTTCGTGCATGTCTGACTGCACGCTGTTTACCATTACTTCCAGTACAAAGCGTAGGGTACCTTTTCGTGATGCAGTAACGCACTCGTTTCCACGTTTCCAAGTTTTATCGCGTACTTATATGGTGCTGTGAGGCGGAAGCCGGCACCGCTTTATCCCATCCATCTTGTCCTATAGTTTTCCTTGTAGCGAGCGGGTCTGTACCGCGAAAGAGCGATCTTCGGAAGCAATTCACTATCTCGAGCGGCGCAACGCGCCCTTCGAGAAAAAACAGGGGCACGTCTTCTTCTTCCAATTGGCAGTCCATTGTTAGGAGGAGTAgacgggaagaaagaaaaaaaaaacgaaagcctCCCGACGAGCAGCTTTCGATTAtgttcgcccccctccccccgtttgCCCTCTACCCTCCACCACTCTCTCATCGATCCGATCGCGAAGCGGGCAAAGTACGCTGCAGCGGCAACAGATGACGCTCCGATCGCCGCAACTTCATCCATCACGCGGGCGGCCCAAATGTTTGCCAAGCGCTAACCAACCAGCGTGCCTGAGAGAACTCGCCGTCGTCGAccgggaaacaaaaaaaaaaagatggcgcgcCCGCCGCGGTAGGCTTAGCACTCGTGCGCGCTTCCTCCAAGCCATGCCGATGTGGCAGTGTAAACACTAACGCTGCCGCCGAAGGGGGCCTGGGCGCGACTGACCGCGTGGTCCGCCGGCGCAGCTTCGACCTGACACACACGCTATGTCGAGGTCATTTTCGATTAGTGCGTGCCCACTCGCTGCATCCTTCGCGCTATCAAGGTGTCTGGTACGGAATATGCGTGGCATAGGAGAGTCCGGAAGTCCGTCCAGACGACGTAGAGACCGTGAGGAGTAGACGATGTTCTTTCAGCTCTGAGATGAAATAGCATAGCCGGTAGGTAGTGGTGGTGCAAAGAACGTTTATTACGCGGCGCACGAGATTTTTTTATGCCAACAGAAGCGGTCACATGAATGGCCATGATTGGCGACACGTGCAAGCGGTCTTATACTCGTGCGATATCATTTCTACATTAAGTTTGTAGAAGTGCGGTGATATGGCGGCTTCAGTTGACGAgtcatccgccgcggtggtgaagcggttatggtgctcgactgctgacccgaaggtcgcgggatcgaatctcgaccTCAGTGGCCGCATTCAGAtgagggcgaaatgctagaggcccgtgtacttagatttagatccacgttaaagaacccccaaaatggtcgaaatttccggagtcctccactacggcgtccctcataatcatctcTTGGTTCTGGAACGCAAGACCGCAAGAGTAATTGTTATTACCGTTGACGATTCGAACGTCGTGGTTGCTGCTTGACAGCGGTCTTCTCGTACATCCGTACcctgaagaaatgaaaaaaaaaatcgttaaacACGggttgagccgacgtttcgacaagcggttttGTTCTCTTCGAGGCAGCGAGAAGACAAggacacttgtcgaaacgtcggctctggcgacaccccgagttcaaggttttttttttttttttaatttcttccaGCTTCGACCTTACCCTGCACTCCGTACATTAAAGACATCTACCCGCTGAGGGCTCTCCTGAGCTTTGTTACGGCGCCAGTTTGCAGCGATTGGTTATATACATCGTAGCATGCAGGACTGCTTTCGATTAGACGCTGCTTGGTTCGCTTCGTGCATAAAAGCAATCCTGTGCAGCTGTCTGCGTTTTGCGGTGCATTTCCCAAATACCAGAgggccatgcatgcatatgcttGCAGTACATCCATTAGAGTCACTGCTTGTCAGCCTTTTATGGACACAAAGAGCAAGGAATTCCTAGTTGCTTCGGCCATTTCGGCAGCTGACAGAAATAATTTACATGTCTAGGTCAACTTCCTAGCCGACTGCACACTTCGAACAGCGTGGCTGCTCTTGCAGACAAGCTCCGGCCGATCCTCGCGCTGATACCGTTCTTGAGGACCCAGCGCTTATTCCTCTACTATAACTGCTTGTTTGCGAACACTAAAGCCGCTTGCTAAAACCGTAAGCTGTAAGCACATGCGCCATTGTTAATCCATTTTCCTGTACGGACTCCCTTTATCGCAAGGCGAGAACTAATATTCTTAATCAatcattcagtcagtcagtcaagcaGCATCAATAATTACAGATAGGCACTTCGTACATGGCATCTGAACCTGTAGACTAGAGCCCTAGTTGCCGTTTCGACAAAAACTGTGTCCACAGGTGCAAGTCACAGGAATGACGTTGACAAAATTTAAACGCAGAAGGACGCGACAAGAGGTACGTCAGTAATGACTCATCCATAATTACAGATTGGTCACGAGCGTTCCGGAGAAGTCAACAAAGAAATACAATTCCATCCGGGCAGTCTGATAGGTCGCCCTCTTGTTTACGATCGCTAAAGCCTCTAGCTAATACCGGAAGCTATAAGCGCTCGACTCCATTGTTAATTCAGTCTCTCGTTCCGGCGCTCATGATCGTACTTCCTGTGGACCCTGCTTCTGCTGTTCAGCCATTCCGCCTCATCTACCGGAAAACAGCAGACGACAAGGGTTAGACGGAGCAGACGACGTCGTCGCAATTTGGGGACAGATCGGAAGTATAAATGGAACAAACACGCCCCCCAGAGAGCTGTTCTTCATTGGCGGAGGATGAGGGGAATGCTTGTAAACAGTCTCCCTTGATCGATGACGTCGTCTAGACCCCACCGCGCCGCGTCTGTCGTGGATGGATACGCGTATTGCCCCTTTGAGAGAAGCGTGCAAGGGAGCGCGCAGCGTAATCCTCGTGTCTTCCGCGTCGTGTGGGCCCCAGCCTTGTGTGTACAACTTAACGCTGTCGGTCATTACGGCTGGCCGTGCTTTGTCGCGGCGACAGCGGGGGAACTGTTATTATAAGAGAGGTAATATAAAGATAACACCGGGTAATATAAACAAGGCAGCAGTTGAGGAGAAGACAGAGGCTAGaagaggatgaaaaaaaaatcacagtttcgccacagggacgaagcaatgtatgcgatggcaacaaattggaatgctataagaagtgaggctggcagctaactcctttggagtcgatctcgcgtaactctacaatacGCTGGTGCAAGGGAATACGGCCCCTACAGGAAGTGAGTCGGTTTACGGGCTCTCTGTCATCTCAACGCGAAGCAAGCGGTAAGAGTACAGCACAcacaagggtatacgagccgtctactgatgtcagTCGAGACAGCACGCGCGCACCAgagctcgcgaccgcgcccttatgatcaattttcccttctcttgtcctgtgtcaagtTTGTGCGCTACGTGAACAGTTATGCATCGCCAACAAGCCCAGCCCCAACAAGTGGAaccatcgacggcaggcctcgcacgcgggttgatgttgtcgctatgcgcccttcgtgcgacggagatggccaggctcgtttgatttctgcttcagccgcgttcgtcggcagcgctcgcgcgtaGGACGTACGAGGCGAGTGGCGATGTTATTGATTCGGACTTTGTACGGAACGtggatggcgacggcaaaaatccgccgagtcTCCATAAAATTCCTATCGCAATAGCAACAATTCGCTGCCGGCGAAAACAGCAACTCAACGTGTACGCATTATACGAAATATTTCCTTTTCTGGCTTTCACTGGAGTGACGGTTTTGCTGCTTGTACGCAGGGAGGTCATGGTGAGGTCTCGAGGCGAAGACACGGCGGCTCACGAAGAGGATCCGCTGGGTGCTGAGGACTGGCCCGACGAGGCGCGCCAGCCCGACCGGAAGAGGCCCAGGGCGGACTCCAGGTACGACGACCACAATGTATTGATTATGTACACATACCCGAGGTCTTGGTATACGCTTCAGGTGGCGCGTCACAGTTGCTTGTGCACCAGCGCCATGATATGACATCAAACACCTCTTTACACAGGGGCCCACACACCCGGTCGCTAGCCCGGCAAACAGGCTGCGCCCATTACGACAGTTCTAGGTTCTCTCAACCCCTCCGTACGAAGCAAcgcctttgctttcttttttatatatatttcttATTGAAATGATCTATTAAAGAGGTCCGCGCCTTCACTGGCAGCACCGGCTACACTTTCTGGCTTAACAGAGGAAACAGAATGcagaaaaagtcacagtgtcgcctcaagggcgaagcaattgaGCGCGATAGCAACCATGATATACCAAGTAATGCTAGCACCTAACTCCTTTGGGATCTGATCCGGCGTAACTTCTACAAAAAATTCAAGGACACTTTGTacattccaaagtgtgttcggcgaaaagcctgtggccattcgactgactatgccatggtatcgggggaatccacattcttggggcgcttctccataccgcttgccgtggaatcatcagcGGGCCGCTtaggagccatccgactaactcgactgctgcaacgagacgtctgacgaatgAGCGTTGCCGCGcgagccatcacgtgattgctgagagagtgtaagggggagaggacacagctggcaccgttccagtgCAGGGACAgatggacggacgccgcgagtatgagacattaaaggctttcgccgtaaaacaCTGGCGTAAGAGAGTACGGACCACTCCTGCTAGCGAAGCGATTTTCCTGCTGTCTGtcttctcaacgcgaagtaagcgatGAGAGCCCAgtacgtacaaaggtatgagccagcTAGTGGTCTCTAAACATCTACGGCGCGCACGGCCGTGGGCAACAACGCCCTGTAAGTCAAAGTATGCATTTTCTCCGGAGGCACACAGCCCCTCcacccgtccccccccccccccccgcctccggCTTCTATCTCCGAGAGGCTAGTTTCCTCTGCGCTTGAGAAGCCATCGACGGCAGCCCTCGCACGCGGGTCGAAGttgtcgcatgcgcccttcgcgcgaaggagatggccggctcgttacatctctgctttagccgcgTTCGTCCTCGGCAACTTTCGCGCTCTTTTGCTTACATATTGAACATatgacgcgcggggcgatgttatcggtttggacttaacacagaacatgacggcgacggcaaaaacaacCCGATGAGAATGTCCACATATACGCCATTGCAAATGAAGAGAAAGATGTTACAAAATATGTTATACACTAGAACACCAGATGTGCGAACATAATAAAATCCAAACGTGTCATGAAGCACGAACATACGAGCGCGAATTGAGATGAGCAATGTTCACTCACATGTGCATTttgctttttttagatgcgaagtatcttaaggcggagctcaatccggtggtggtggtggtggtggtggtgtgcggcgtgaccacccttattgcgcatgcgcataccctctccacacacctcctctccactcaccctctcccctccccctctccactttccctctctccttcccatttccactttccctctccactttccctctcccctccccctccccttccatccctctccactttccctctcccctccccctctccacattccctctccccgccccctttccactcttccactgaaacgcgggctagacatgccgaaattctctcctgcgcaacgccgcgatgagctcgagcgcatgcgcgtcccctccccttctccctcctctcctacgctgccccctctcgcccgcctgtcgaccgcgttccccgctcgccctgtgagaattaacggccgggctagatggaagatacgacgcgcgtagcgtccctcttcgcgttccacgacgcgaggtcggtagcatgcccaacgaacgccaacgaaacgcgatcgtgcaagtgctccggcttcgcatcgcctcatggtcccctttagcgggagatggtgtaatttttttattttcctcgtGCTTCATTTCAATTTGCCAGCCACTCCTTCCCCTACGTATCGCAGCAAACACGGAAGTGTTCCGGTTTACTTTGCTACTTTTCTATCACACCTTTTAaagtatgttttcttttatgcaccAGTGTTGTTAGCGAAAGCGGTTGTTGATGGAGGGGGGGAAGGAGGGTCTTAATTATCGCACAACACTAATTCTCCACAATGGGGGACGGCACGTCGGAGTCTCCCATTTTTCCGGAAGCGGCAGCTGTCATAGTTAAGCCGGCAAGCACCTAAGTAAGCCCGTGCTTATTTCGTAAGTCTGGCTGCCTGTTTGAAACACAGCTGTGGAAGAAACAAAGTGACGTTAAAAAAGAAGGGTTTCTTGACATTTTCGTGAACTCGTCATGTATAAACATTCGAAGCGAGTAGTTTTTCCTTCTTCCACACCGTTTCACTGTGTTTCCGAAGCGCCAGCTGGCTCAGCAATCACCGCTGCTAATATTAAATCCCAGCATTtcagttatctatctatctatctatctatctatctatctatctatctatctatctatctatctatctatctatctatctatctatctatctatctatctatctatctatctatctatctatctatctatctatctatctatctatctatctatctatctatctatctatctatctatctatctatctatgccagGAACACGTTATATTGTTCAGATTTGCGGAAACCAGGTTTTTGCGGTCTCTGATGAGTGAATCACTGACTGAATCAATTGTTCTTCGGAATTATTTGCACTTGCAGTCGAATCTTCAAACATCAAGCGCCAGTCTTCTTGCCACCATAGCCGTCGTACTTCCTAGCTCCACTGTCGCATGTATTCTGCACCTAAATATGTTGGCAATACACATCTGATAGGTGCTCGCTTGCCAGACGCTTCAGACCCACGTTGGATTTCTCGTCGGTGCTGCATTTTTCGCATATGTTTACGCTCTCATCTATGCCGCATCGCGCATTTATGGGGTGGAATATAAGAAAACAAATGCCCTCTCGCAAACCTAAAGAAACGCCAGCTTTCACAAGTAAGGCATGAACCTACGCAAAGATgaaaggatagatagatagatagatagatagatagatagatagatagatagatagatagatagatagatagatagatagatagatagatagatagatagatagatagatagatagatagatagatagatagatagatagatagatagatagatagatagatagatagatagatagatagatagatagatagatcatctCGGCGACGGCGGAAATCCTACGGTGGGTCAATATAACTGCAATACACATACATTAAGTCAAAGTCCGTGTTCTACATGTCCTCGCCTCACGCAGATCTTCCAGCAACCTGGCGAACGACATCTCGGATGGCGCTCGCTCTGATTCGTCCTCGTCCCAGGGGGGCGGGGCGACGAGCGACTCGCCTCCTCCTCCGCCCACAGACGGCGCCACTCGACGAAGGCCGCCCCCGAGCGCCGCCGGTGCTGCCCCTACCGGCGGCAGGCGGCGGCGCAGCGCCCTTTCGGCCAGGGAACGCAACCTGCGACGCCTCGAGAGCAACGAGCGAGAGCGCATGCGCATGCATTCactcaacgacgccttccaggtacGCCTTGCAGACTATACCAGGCGCGCTTGTGACGTAGGGTGGAAAAGCCCATACtccggtgttttacgtgccacaatGTGATTGCGATGACATTTCGTATAACGGTGGAGGAACTCCAGGTTAATGTTGACCACCTGGCGTTCCTTAACGTACAGTCGGTCTCAAAAGTTAAGTTCATTCATTGCCTCGCGTCCCACTCGTGAGGTAATGAGCTCTCATACTGAAGTAAATCGATACTTGCTTAGAAACGTGGTTCGGGACTTTTTTACAAGACGTGAAGATTGACACGAAGCCAGGTCGTCAGAACTTATTCCTACGCCATTGTTGAATTTCCGAGGCTGTTGAACTATGTGTCTTTTAGCTCGGAAACACTCCTACACACTTCTTTGacaactttgttttttttttttttgtaacacagCTCAGAGCAAGAGGAATATTAATCACAGTGGCTTCGTCCGGTCACGGGCCCTAGCGTTGAATATTGTCAGCAGCCTGAGGTCACAATACGCACAAACTTCCACAGAAGCTATAAGTGAGGACAAATGTTCAACGAACCGTGATTTAAAGAGACAGGATTGAGTGAACTTTGAGAGTGATACGAAATACCAGTCATTTCCGAGATATATAAAGGGCGGAACGAGTCTGTAAGCTTTAGGAGCACTTCGCGTTCATCTTTGTTTTGCGTCGGACGAATAAAACGCTGAAGGTCAGGGACCTCCAGTTCTTTCTTATCCAAGTATTTTCTGTGTGACCACTAGTGTCATTTGTCACCTTGCTAATTCTATTGAAATATTTATCGTCGTTGTAAATGTCGGGCAAATATTGTTCCGCTGGCTTCTCCAGGAAtatgtttttttatttaattaaattattcttgggttatttttttatttctcgaatCGCCTCGACACATAGTCGGGCTACAACTTTATTAGTCGGTGGCATTTTCTCCTGAGTGGCGGATGAGCCCAAgcatgcaccaatgggcgcgcgctccagACTGACgccatgagccggacggccgctGACTTGGCCTTCCGAGAACGTTGCCGAGTGCACGAGCGCGGGAGTATATTTCTTTACTCTCGGAAGGCATTTAGCTAGAGTAAAACGATGCTTTGCAGAGAAatcctgcttttcttttttatagtGCTTATAGACACTAGATAATCTTAGTTTCTCCGTATGTTTCTCACAGTTTGCGTGTTAGGGTTGCCGGAGAGGTACGCGCGATGGACCATGCCTGtcgcgacacctgatgatgcagagCCCAGCCAGAGACCCACAAGGCTAATATTGCAATGACTTGCACGCTTATCTTAACTGCTCGTGTAAAGCATTGACACTGAGGTAGTCACTAACTCACATTACTTTCATTATCTTGTTTTGGCGAGAACATTGACGCGACTGTAGAAAAATTCAAGTGTGTTCTTTTTGGTGAAATCGCCACAAGATGCCGCTACGTCTTTGCTTagtgtagagtcactggaaaatcagagtaccgcaaaggtaggctgcacgctggcaacattgggtggcggcggccatgtcccttccagactaGCTTAGTGCAATTGTGGCGCGCGACACAGCGGCAGGACTTCACGTGGTGTAACACTCAGGACGTATTCACTAACTACGAACTAATACGGTagcacgcgcgtgtgtgtgtgtgtgtgtgtgtgtgtgtgtgtgtgtgtgtgtgtgtgtgtgtgtgtgtgtgtgtgtgtgtgtgtgtgtgtgtgtgtgtgtgtgtgtgtgtgtgtgtgtgtgtgaagtaaGTGTACTTGCTTTTCATGTTTGACCAACTCTTTTCCTGGCGCACAGTGCATCCATCTGCCAGCGAGATATGAGGGGCTAGGCCACACATCACCATCATCACTACCGTCAACCGGTATCCGCACACGTGATGACGTTTACGGACGAGTTAAAGCGCTCGACTATATTCATAGTTTTTTAAGTGTACGACTAACGTCACGGCACACACACCTCCATAGCGCCACCGCTTCTTTTATGCTGCAGGCACTGCGCGAGGTCATCCCTCACGTGGCCATGGAGCGCAAGCTGTCCAAGATCGAGACGCTCACGCTGGCCAAGAACTACATCATGGCGCTCACGAACGTCATCTGCGACATACGCGGCGACCCCAAGCCGTACCAGTTCTGCCCTGCCGAGTTACCGCTACACGACGACGAGGAGGACGAcatcgacgaagacgacctcAAAGAGGACGACCTGTCTGTGAGCGACGGTGGCGCCCCCTGAGCGCCCCTTCCGCATCGCCGCCTTTGCCGCGGCAGCCAACCACCACCAGTCATCGCAAACCAAGCCGCCGTCACCGCCTCCAAGCCAAAAGAAAGCCAAGACAAGCCACCGCGGGACATGCTTTCGAATAAGGGTGTCACGTGACGTCAAGTGGGTTGTACTTTGGCGCGACGGCGGCCAATCAGACAGCGTCACTCTCGTTCTTTTCCTGCAGTAGGCAAATCTCGCTATGCATCGTTTCACCGCTGCTGTGCCGCCCTCTGTTGAGGATGCGCACAAAACGTGGTGCGCCATATTGTTTTGGGGGCGCTCAGTCTGGTTTCCCTGGCGGCAAAACTCTGGAAACACCCCCGGTCCGTTCCGTATTGGCGTGCTTTTGTCGTGTCATCTGTATCTCCATGAGTTTTGCAGACGACAAATTCGCACCTTTGAGCACACCGTGTCGAAATACGTGCGTAAACGCTGAAGATGTCTCGCTTGCGAAACTGTGACCGCGTAATCGGCGGCTTGATCGCAAGGAGCCGCAATGATGTCAGTGATGATCCCGCATACTCGCTGTGGTTTACATTAGGACGAGCATCGCTAATACTCGGGACTTTTAGAGATGTGTCTGTCTATACACTTCATTTGAAAGGACATTCCATTTTTCTTGCTTCGTAAAAAGTGTGAAAAAATGCCGGGAAAACTTCATGTCGTAGGGATGTCCCGGATGAAAATTGTTGGCATACTGAACTATGTGCTTCGTCAGTCAATGCCGTTGACTAAGCGGTTGAAAAAAAGTCATTTCAGGCCCGTGTCTAAGGGTCATCAGTGCATTTTTTCTTACGCAGCAGCGGTGTTTCATAACGCGGTCAGAAGTGCTCGACTCAACATTCATTTGAGATCCGAACTTTCTAGCTTCACTATATTTATTATCGCGTGAGATGTTTACACTGGGAACATGGTGAACGAATCTAATGTATCGATCATATCTGCATCTTTTTTAAATTTCCTATCAGCGGCGTTTGTAGGGCAGAATGAAAATCTGCGAAGGCCGAAACCAGTTTATCTTTCACGCTGGACGCAAACGCC comes from Rhipicephalus sanguineus isolate Rsan-2018 chromosome 7, BIME_Rsan_1.4, whole genome shotgun sequence and encodes:
- the LOC119399836 gene encoding protein dimmed; the encoded protein is MVRSRGEDTAAHEEDPLGAEDWPDEARQPDRKRPRADSRSSSNLANDISDGARSDSSSSQGGGATSDSPPPPPTDGATRRRPPPSAAGAAPTGGRRRRSALSARERNLRRLESNERERMRMHSLNDAFQALREVIPHVAMERKLSKIETLTLAKNYIMALTNVICDIRGDPKPYQFCPAELPLHDDEEDDIDEDDLKEDDLSVSDGGAP